GGTATTTCTTCCAGTCCTGATAGTCGAAATGCCACCATTCGAATTCGTAGACGGAGAAGGCTTCGGATTCCATCGTGCTGCGGAGCAGGTCACGGTACCACCGCTGGCGAGATGTGCCACCTGGGTACAACGGAAACGAGCGAGGCGAAAATTCATCGTACCCGGCCACCATTTCAATCGGATCGCCGGTGGCTAAGTCATAGAGCGTTATGTCGACAGCACAACCACGATTATGCCGAGAACCGTTGGCCGGATTTGCAACGAAGTCCTTCATTTCTTCCGGCGTGGCATCCCAGAACATCCTGGTCACATGCCAGGGGCGGTAAGCGTCGTGGACAAGCAGGCCGAGGCCCCGATCCTCCAGTTGAGCATTTGCCCTGGCCACTGCTTCTGCTGCCGGACGCTGCATGAAGGCCTTTGACTGTTTGTAGAAGACCGAGCCTGTAAAGTTGTTGGTTGTGGCGTAGCGAATATCCAGCTGAATTCCCGGATCGAGCGACGTGAGTTCAACAAGATCGGATTCGCGAAATGTACCGGATTCCTCCGGGGGCTTCGCAGACATCGCCTCAAGGCGCAGTTCGTCTATCGGCCGGACCGGCTCGATCCGGAATGTTTCACCGTCTTTCGTACCGACGTCACGGCGACCGAACAGAACCTCTGCCGCGACAACCTGAGTCGCTCGACCCGAAGGACCACGTCGAAACCTGAGGTGTTCGCCGTGGTATAAGCCATAGTCCGGAAATTCGTAAGTATCCGCATCCACCTGTTTCAGTGGGTAGTAATAGAACCACTCGATGAGTGCAAACAGCTGGCCGGCGTCCTCCAGAATGTACAGGACGTTGTGGTCGGGGCCGTATTCACCAATCAGACCTTTCCAGTCACCCGGGACGGCAGGGGGCGGAGTATTGGGTTGCCGGAGAAAAGTTGTCCCGTCGACCTTCAGACGATCGGTGGTTTCAAGTGAAACCTTCATACTGCCCCCGAGAACATCATCAGCGATAATGGCTCCGTCTTTCAGAGCACTGCGCAGTTCATATCGAAACGAACCCCGCACCATAAACAATCGGCCACCCAGCTCTGTGATCCGCGTCCGGCGTTCTCCGTCTTCTTCCCGGTACGTTCCGATAAGTTCCTTCGCCCGATCCTGGGGCACCGGGCCGGTTGCGGCATATTCAGGCAGGGCCTTGCCATCCTTTGACGCGATCATGAGTCGCAGGGCATAGTCAGCCAGGCGAGTGACTACTCCGTTGCTGCCATCCAGTGAACAGGCAGCGGCCAGACCGAGTTTCCGTTCCGGCAATGCTTCGACCTGTGTGCTGAAACCGTAAATCGCGCCACCGTGCCCAATCTTCGTGTAACCGTCCAGTTCCTGAACATGAAATCCAATACCAAAGCCCTGTGGATTGCCCTTCGAGTCCTTCAGAGGACTGATCATTTGACGATATGTTTCTGGCGCCAGAATCCGGCCGTTTTCGGTCTCGCCTTCGCGAAAAAGAC
The Planctomycetaceae bacterium DNA segment above includes these coding regions:
- a CDS encoding serine hydrolase, which gives rise to MISLLRWMFVFTAVLTAVPDLVCPNAFSQTSEPADQASLRLKVADGGTTAAGVHDYSSAIQKLVAAIQHEVTTKQLPAFSISLVDGDHVVWEDGFGFQDANQTKAATAKTIYRVGSISKLFTDIAVMQMVEQGKLDLDAPIETYVPDFAPHNPHGVALTLRQMMAHRSGLVRESPVGNYFDSTEPTLRATIESLNNTSLVYKPETRTKYSNAAIAVVGAALESVLEISHPQQVQKTILDPLKMSDSSFVVTDTIKPSLATGWMWTYDGRRFEAPEFLLGTGPAGNLYSSVHDLSRFLSCLFREGETENGRILAPETYRQMISPLKDSKGNPQGFGIGFHVQELDGYTKIGHGGAIYGFSTQVEALPERKLGLAAACSLDGSNGVVTRLADYALRLMIASKDGKALPEYAATGPVPQDRAKELIGTYREEDGERRTRITELGGRLFMVRGSFRYELRSALKDGAIIADDVLGGSMKVSLETTDRLKVDGTTFLRQPNTPPPAVPGDWKGLIGEYGPDHNVLYILEDAGQLFALIEWFYYYPLKQVDADTYEFPDYGLYHGEHLRFRRGPSGRATQVVAAEVLFGRRDVGTKDGETFRIEPVRPIDELRLEAMSAKPPEESGTFRESDLVELTSLDPGIQLDIRYATTNNFTGSVFYKQSKAFMQRPAAEAVARANAQLEDRGLGLLVHDAYRPWHVTRMFWDATPEEMKDFVANPANGSRHNRGCAVDITLYDLATGDPIEMVAGYDEFSPRSFPLYPGGTSRQRWYRDLLRSTMESEAFSVYEFEWWHFDYQDWKKYRIGNQAFESIKSRD